In the Mycobacteriales bacterium genome, ACCGCAGCTGCCGATTCGTTGGTGATGTCGCAGGGCCAGCGAGAGTCGCTGGAGAAGGTCGCGAAGTCCGAGACTGCGGCGCATCGTGAGGTGCTGCGGGCGCGGGTGCTGTTGGCTGCGGCGGACGGCGTCGCGAACAGCGCGATCGCCTCCGAGCAAGGTGTGACGCCGGTGACGGTGCGATCCTGGCGCAGGTCGTTTGAGGCCGACG is a window encoding:
- a CDS encoding helix-turn-helix domain-containing protein translates to MTAAADSLVMSQGQRESLEKVAKSETAAHREVLRARVLLAAADGVANSAIASEQGVTPVTVRSWRRSFEAD